The window TTTTAAAGGCTTAGACCAGCCTGACTCAGTACCAAGGCAGAAGAATAGTTTTTAGATTGTTGACTCAAAAGGGATAGCTACGCCAAAAAAATCTGTGTATTGATTTTTTCTGAGTGTTGCGTCTCATATTTGAGAATTATTCCTCATAAATAATTATTTTTGAATCCTCACCGCCCCGTTGAGGGCTGAAAAAAGCCTCCCGAAACACCACAGGAGGGGTGTGGATTAATTTGATGGAGGATTTGGGATGGACATGGGCCTTGACAAGAAAGTGGCTTCCCGGTACATTCTGCGCTGAATTTTTATCCGGAGGGAAGGATGCAGGATCGAATATATTACCGGGCAGGCTATTTTTTTTGTCAGTCTGTCCATGAAAAAGTGAAACTGAACTTTTAATGTTCGGTTACCTTCCAGTGGGCAGACGGACTCCGTTGAAAGCGTCCCCATGGAACCGGAATGACAACAAGGCTGTGGGAGGATTGCTCCCGCAGCTTTTTTTGTATGGGATTCATCCTTCCCGGGGTGTATGACAATAAGGAGAAAAGCCGATGATTTATGATATGGAGTTTGAAACCCTTCCCAGGGAAGCCCTGGAAGCCATACAGTTGAAACGTCTTCAGGCGACTCTGCAGCGCGCCTATGCCACGGTGCCCTTTTACAGAGACCGATTCCGGGAGTTCGGGGTCACGCCTTCGGATATCCGCTGCCTCGATGATATGGAAAAACTTCCTTTTTTGGTAAAACAGGATCTCCGGGACAATTATCCCTTTGGCCTTTTTGCCGTGCCCAAGGAAAATGTGGTGCGTATCCATGCCTCTTCCGGCACAACGGGCAAGCCTACGGTGGTGGGTTATACGGCAAGGGATATTGATACCTGGGCCAGTCTCATGGCCAGAGCCCTCACCGCCGGTGGTGCAAAGAGGGGAGATATTATTCATAACGCTTATGGTTACGGGCTTTTCACCGGTGGCCTTGGTGTGCATTATGGTGCTGAAAAACTGGGTGCAACGGTTATCCCCGTATCTGGGGGAAATACCAAACGTCAGATAACCATCATGAAAGATTTCGGCCCGTCCATTTTGACGGCGACTCCTTCCTACACCCTGCATCTGGCCGAAGTGGCAAGGGAAATGGGTGTGAATTTCAAAGATCTGAATTTCCGCCATGGTATTTTCGGAGCAGAGCCCTGGAGTGAGGCCATGCGGCGTCAGATTGAAGGGGATCTGGGGCTTTCTGCCGTGGATATTTATGGTCTCAGTGAGGTCATGGGACCGGGTGTGGCTGTGGAATGCCATGAGGCCAAGGCCGGTCTGCATATTTTTGAGGATCACTTCATTCCGGAGATCATTGATCCCGAAACGGGTAAACGCCTTCCTTTGGGTGAGGTGGGTGAGCTGGTTTTCACATCCATCACCAAAGAGGCCTTCCCTGTCATCCGTTACAGGACAAGGGATATTACAAGGCTTGTGGCTGAGCCCTGTATCTGTGGTCGCACCATGGTGCGTATGGAAAAGGTGTCCGGCCGGACCGATGACATGCTCATCATCCGGGGGGTCAATGTTTTCCCCTCACAGATCGAGTCGGTTCTTATGATGATTTCCGAGGTGGAACCCCACTATCAGCTGGAAGTGCATAGGGAGGACAGCCTGGATATTCTGACCGTCAAGGTGGAAATCAGTCAGAAACTCTTTACCGATGAGGTTCGGGGCTTGCAGAATCTGGAAAGAATGATAGCAAAAAATATCAAGGAATACCTTGGAATTTCAGCAAAAGTCCGTCTTGTGGAACCAAAGAGTATTGCCAGAAGTGAAGGAAAGGCTGTCCGGGTTATTGATCATCGGCGTTTATGAAGTTAAGATCCCTCTGACTGAAAGAATTGAGCAGAACGCAGAATTGCGGACTTCATGATCAATCACCACGGCGACAAGGAGGATAGCTGATGAAGGTGGAGCAGATTTCTATTTTTATGGAAAATAAGGCGGGACGTCTTGCGGAAGTGACAGCCATCCTCAAGGAGAACGGCGTGAACATACGGGCCCTGTCTCTGGCGGACACGGCGGATTTTGGTGTTTTACGCATGATTGTGGATGATACGCAGAAAACGGATCTGGTGCTTAAAGAAGCCGGGTTTACCGTTGGAAAAACCGAGGTTGTGGCCGTGGAGGTCATGGATACGCCCGGCGGACTGCATGATATCCTTGAGGTGCTGCGGGAAAAGAATATCAATGTGGAATACATGTATGCCTTTGTACAGCAGAACAGTGACAGGGCCGTGATGATTTTCCGCTTTGATGATGTGGATACGGCCATTACCCATCTTTCGGCAAGGGGAATGACCGTGGTGCCTGGGAAACGTCTTTATTCCATGTAGTTCAGTTTTGTCTTTGAAGCGCTCCTTTTTATGGTAAAAAAGGAGCGTTTTTTTATCTTTTTTTCCAGCCACCGATGAGGTGCAGATGCAGGTGAAATACTTCCTGCCCCCCGCCTTTTTCCACGTTGAACTGCAGCTTGTATCCGCTGGTATTTATTCCTTCCCGCATGGCCATTTCCTTTGCTGCAAGAAAGAGTCTGCCCACAAGGGGCGCATGATTTTCCTCAAGCTCATTGATACTTCGGATATGCACCTTTGGTACGATGAGCAGGTGCACCGGTGCCTGGGGATTGATATCCCGGAAAACAACGAGGTCTTCCGTTTCCAGAAGAAATTCCGAGGGGATTTCCCTGCGGATAATTTTACAGAAAATGCAGTCTTCCATGGGAGAGCTCCTTTGTCAGAGAGAATTCTTTTTTTAGAATGAGCCCGCTTGATCAGGGGCTGTTTTTTGGGAAGTGTTCCTGAATGTAGCGCCGTATACCATCCACAATGCCATCGGCGATGCGGCTTTGGTACTGGGGGTTGGTCAGTCTCTGGCATTCTCTGGGATTGGTGATGAAACCTGCTTCAATCAAAATGGAAGGCATCTGTGCGCCCAGAAGAACATAGAAGGGAGCCTGTTTGACTCCTTTGTCGCTAATGTTGCTGTAGTGGGGCTTGACGCTGTCCACCATACCTTTTTGCACATAGGAGGCCAGTCTGCTGGATTCATTGATTTTGGCATTTTGCATCAGATCATTCAGGATGGTCTGAAGATCACTGATATTTTTGGTGGAGGTGGCATTTTCCCTTGCGGCAACGGCAATGGATTCCTCGTCTGTGGCCAGATTGAGAAAATAGGTTTCAATACCGTGGGCGTTCCGGTTCATGGCCGCATTGGTGTGGATGGAAAGAAAAAGATCCGCCTTGTGCTGATTGGCAAACTGGGTGCGCTCCTCAAGGCTCAGGTAGACATCCTTATCCCTTGTGAGAAGAACCTCGCAATTGAGCTCCTTACGGAGTTTATCCGCAAGAATTTTTGATATCTGGAGATTGATGTCCTTTTCAAGAACTCCCCGCTGATACCCTATGGCTCCGGGATCTTTTCCACCATGACCCGGATCAATGACAATACGGTGAACTCCAAGGGCCAGCTGGCGACGTATGGCGCTGGCACTGGAGGTAGTCGCAACAGGAGGAAGTACTGCAGGCGGCAGATTGGCTGCCAGTGCCGTTCTCTCCGAGGATCTGGCTTCACCCCAGATATCGATAACGGTCCTGTAGGGATCAAAAAGCTGAAAAATTTTAAAATCCCTTGACTGATCCAGATCCATGACAAGCCGTACCTTCTCCTTTGTATTCCGGGCAATGCGGAAAGCTTTGACCTGGGGGTCATTAATCTGTACGGCGGGAAGGATGTCTTCTTTCAGTGTGGTCTGTTTGAAGTCCACATAAACCCTCGGAGGCAGTCCCCTTTCCCTGTCCTGATTCAGGTCATTGTAGGTGTAGGCAAGCTCTCTGTCCGAATCCACAACAATTCGTGTCCGGTTTGGGTGGGTCTGATAGCGGACACCCTGTATCATGCCAAGGTGGGAGACATCTTCTTGATTCCGCTGGGATGCTGTTTCAGTTTTTTCAATAACAGGCATAATCTGTATGCCGGAATCAGGAATGGGCAGGACAGGTATGCTTGTGGCTGGTATCTCTGCTGCCGGAAGAGGTGCTTCTTCTGGTCTTGTGGAGCGCATGGTTTTAATGGGTGGTTCAGGTGTTGGTGCTGGCTGAATGACGGGGCGTGGTGGTGGTGGCGGTGCCTGTAGTGGGGCGCCAAGCTCCTTGAGTTTATCTTCAGCCCTGAATTTGTAACGGCTTTTGGGACACTCGTGGAAAACCCGGCGGAAAAGCTCTATGGCCTTGTCCCTATCGCTGCTTCGGCCTGAAAAGTGGGAGAGTCCAAGGTAAACTTCCGCAGCCCTGTACAGGGAGGCCGGTGCCCAGGCATTCTGCGAGTCCAGCCTGTAGGCATTTTCAAAGTTATCGGCGATTTTTTCCCAGTTGGTACGGTATTTACGCCTTTCAGTATTTTTCTGAAGTTCCTGAAAGTCACGGTCAGCCTGAAGGTAAAGGTCGCGCACGGAACCTGCCCATGCAGGAAAGCATGAAAAGAGCAGGCAGAAAATGAGAATGCATAAAACAGGAATCCGCATCACTCTTTTTCCCCTGCAAGGGGGGGGAAGATCTGTATGAACCCTGATCCGGTATGTTGGAAGAACCATGGGTATCCTGTTTCCTTTATGTCTGCCTGTGGGGAGCCGGAAGTTCAGCGTATAATTTTACTTTGAGTGTGACCTGATACCTCTAAAGATCCGTATCAATAGCTTTTTCCTTTAGTATGGCAAGAAAATTCATGGCCTCAAGGGGCGTCATGGTGTTGATATCCGCTTCCTTAAGGGTCTGCACAATGACTTTTTCCGGTCCCGGAAATAAAGAGAGCTGCCGGGGCTGATCCGGTGTGGCCCCATCTTCTGTTGCCGTAGTGTTTTCTTCCCACAGTGCATGGCCGTTTTCCACCCGCGCAAGAAGACCACCAGCACGGTGTATCACAGAATCCGGAAGTCCGGCAAGTTTTGCGACCTGAATTCCATAACTTCTGTTGGCACCGCCTTTAATCAGTCTGTGTAGAAAAATAATATTATCCTCCCATTCCCGTACGGCCACACTGAAATTTCTGACCCTGGGAAGGCTGTCTGCCAGCCTTGTCATTTCATGGTAATGGGTGGCAAAGAGGGTTTTTACGCCCTTTTTTTTCAGATTATGGAGATATTCAGCCACGGACCATGCAATGCTGAGTCCGTCGAAGGTGCTGGTGCCCCGGCCAATTTCATCCATGATGACAAGGCTGTCTGGCGTGGCATTGTGGAGAATGTTGGCGGCTTCCTCCATTTCTACCATAAAGGTGGACTGGCCTTCGGCCAGATTGTCCGAGGCTCCCACACGGGTGAAGATGCGGTCTGTGACGGAGATCTTTGCCGATGCAGCCGGAACAAAGCTTCCCATCTGTGCCATGAGTACAATGAGGGCCACCTGACGGAGTACCGTGGATTTACCTGCCATGTTGGGACCGGTGATGATGAGTATCTGGGACTCTATATTGTCCATATGAATGGAGTTTGGGACATATCGATTGTTTTGAAGCATGCACTCCACAACGGGGTGCCGTCCATCCTGAATATCAATGACCCCGTCTGTTGCCATCTCTGGTCTTGAATAGCCTTTTTCTTCGGCAAGCTGGGCCAGACTGAACAGGACATCCACCCGTGCGAGAAAGTCTGCGGCAAGGCCTATGTCTTTGTGCAGGGCAGCGGCCTGCTGACGGAGTTCTTCAAAGATAGCCATTTCCATGCGGATCTGTTCATCCTGCGCATTCAATACTTTGTCTTCAAATATTTTGAGTTCATCGGTGA is drawn from Desulfobotulus mexicanus and contains these coding sequences:
- a CDS encoding phenylacetate--CoA ligase family protein encodes the protein MIYDMEFETLPREALEAIQLKRLQATLQRAYATVPFYRDRFREFGVTPSDIRCLDDMEKLPFLVKQDLRDNYPFGLFAVPKENVVRIHASSGTTGKPTVVGYTARDIDTWASLMARALTAGGAKRGDIIHNAYGYGLFTGGLGVHYGAEKLGATVIPVSGGNTKRQITIMKDFGPSILTATPSYTLHLAEVAREMGVNFKDLNFRHGIFGAEPWSEAMRRQIEGDLGLSAVDIYGLSEVMGPGVAVECHEAKAGLHIFEDHFIPEIIDPETGKRLPLGEVGELVFTSITKEAFPVIRYRTRDITRLVAEPCICGRTMVRMEKVSGRTDDMLIIRGVNVFPSQIESVLMMISEVEPHYQLEVHREDSLDILTVKVEISQKLFTDEVRGLQNLERMIAKNIKEYLGISAKVRLVEPKSIARSEGKAVRVIDHRRL
- a CDS encoding ACT domain-containing protein; this translates as MKVEQISIFMENKAGRLAEVTAILKENGVNIRALSLADTADFGVLRMIVDDTQKTDLVLKEAGFTVGKTEVVAVEVMDTPGGLHDILEVLREKNINVEYMYAFVQQNSDRAVMIFRFDDVDTAITHLSARGMTVVPGKRLYSM
- a CDS encoding histidine triad nucleotide-binding protein; translation: MEDCIFCKIIRREIPSEFLLETEDLVVFRDINPQAPVHLLIVPKVHIRSINELEENHAPLVGRLFLAAKEMAMREGINTSGYKLQFNVEKGGGQEVFHLHLHLIGGWKKR
- a CDS encoding N-acetylmuramoyl-L-alanine amidase, whose product is MVLPTYRIRVHTDLPPPCRGKRVMRIPVLCILIFCLLFSCFPAWAGSVRDLYLQADRDFQELQKNTERRKYRTNWEKIADNFENAYRLDSQNAWAPASLYRAAEVYLGLSHFSGRSSDRDKAIELFRRVFHECPKSRYKFRAEDKLKELGAPLQAPPPPPRPVIQPAPTPEPPIKTMRSTRPEEAPLPAAEIPATSIPVLPIPDSGIQIMPVIEKTETASQRNQEDVSHLGMIQGVRYQTHPNRTRIVVDSDRELAYTYNDLNQDRERGLPPRVYVDFKQTTLKEDILPAVQINDPQVKAFRIARNTKEKVRLVMDLDQSRDFKIFQLFDPYRTVIDIWGEARSSERTALAANLPPAVLPPVATTSSASAIRRQLALGVHRIVIDPGHGGKDPGAIGYQRGVLEKDINLQISKILADKLRKELNCEVLLTRDKDVYLSLEERTQFANQHKADLFLSIHTNAAMNRNAHGIETYFLNLATDEESIAVAARENATSTKNISDLQTILNDLMQNAKINESSRLASYVQKGMVDSVKPHYSNISDKGVKQAPFYVLLGAQMPSILIEAGFITNPRECQRLTNPQYQSRIADGIVDGIRRYIQEHFPKNSP